The Chitinophagales bacterium genome contains the following window.
TGTCTGATACATGGTATTGCTTGCGTCGCCTGTAAACACAAAATTGGCAGCATCTTCCAGAGAAGTACCCAATTGTTGGGCAGCTTTTTCTTGCAGCGATTGTACCAAAGCTGGTTCTGGCGGATTGGGTGAAATGGTGATTTTTAGCAGACTTCTATTCAGCAACATCGTACAGAGTTGGCTAAGCACTTTGTCCGGATGGTTGGCCCATTTCTTAACTGCAAAGCTGATATCGGCATCATCTAATAAGCAAAACTTCGAAAGCGAAAATGCATCCATCTTACCCGAGTAGGTGAAAAAGAAATAATCCAGTGTGCCGCCTGTTGTAATCTCTGTATCCCCCATGGTAACAAGCTTTCTTGCCCGATCTAGAATATGCACCAGCATTTTCTCTGCCGCCAAAACAGTCTTGTGCAAATACACTTGCCAGTACATGAGTCTGCGTGCAACTAAAAACTTCTCAATACTATAAATACCTTTTTCTTCCACCATTAATTGGCCTTCATGCACCACCAACATTTTGATGATACGGTCATAACCAATCACACCTTCATTTACGCCGGTAAAAAAGCTGTCGCGTGTGAGGTAATCCAAACGGTCCACATCCAGCTGTCCGCTGATGAGTTGGTGCAGGAATTTTTTCGGGTATTGATCGGTGAAAATAGCAATGGCCATATCCAGCGCACCATCAAACTCCTGATTCATTGCCTGCATGATTTGTAGACTCAAGGTTTCATGATGCACATCTTGAATCAATACGTGTTCCAAGGCGTGTGAGAATGGTCCATGACCAATATCGTGCAATAGTATCGCAGCTTTGGCTGCCAATGCTTCTTCTTCTGTAATAACAACACCCTTTGCCTTCAGCTCAGTAACGGCATTGCACATCAGATGATAGGCGCCAAGCGAATGATGCAGTCTGGTATGTACGGCGCCAGGGTAAACAAGGTAGGCCATGGCCATCTGGTGAATGCGTCTTAAGCGCTGATAATATGGGTGTGTGATGATGCGAAACAGCAGGGGATGATCAATGGTGATAAATCCGTGCACTGGGTCGTTGATGATCTTTCTTTTCGCGGTCATGCTGTTGGGGCTTTGTTAAAGCAGTGAACAAATGTACAATTTCAACACCGATCCGATACTTTTGAACAAACAGCGCCTATCGCCCAATACTACCCAATCTTTCAAGTACATTCACGATATGAGTAATGCAACAATTCTCTGGGTAGATGATGAAATCGAAAGCCTGCAATCACAAAAGCTTTTTTTAGAAAGCAAGGGCTATACTGTTACCACTTTTACCAATGGGTTTGATGCAGTAGATTTTGTGCAAGCGAATCACGTTGATGTGGTCTTGCTCGATGAAAGCATGCCCGGCATTACGGGGTTGGAAACGCTTACACGAATTAAAGCAGTGCGACAGCATTTGCCTGTGGTGATGATTACCCGTAATGAAACAGAGAATCTGATGAATGAAGCGATTGGTAGTCAGATTACGGATTATCTCATCAAACCGGTAAATCCCAATCAGGTGTTG
Protein-coding sequences here:
- a CDS encoding HD domain-containing protein, with product MTAKRKIINDPVHGFITIDHPLLFRIITHPYYQRLRRIHQMAMAYLVYPGAVHTRLHHSLGAYHLMCNAVTELKAKGVVITEEEALAAKAAILLHDIGHGPFSHALEHVLIQDVHHETLSLQIMQAMNQEFDGALDMAIAIFTDQYPKKFLHQLISGQLDVDRLDYLTRDSFFTGVNEGVIGYDRIIKMLVVHEGQLMVEEKGIYSIEKFLVARRLMYWQVYLHKTVLAAEKMLVHILDRARKLVTMGDTEITTGGTLDYFFFTYSGKMDAFSLSKFCLLDDADISFAVKKWANHPDKVLSQLCTMLLNRSLLKITISPNPPEPALVQSLQEKAAQQLGTSLEDAANFVFTGDASNTMYQTKDERINILYRDGSVKDISEVDNALIQQNLSAPVKKFYICSLR